aattagtgatttttggaggtaaaatgaagactgtggcccaaaatcccgagtaaaaagtttaattgtatatcattatttcatcttaggtctactgaaaaaaattaggttcatcaattgtctctctaatacgtgatcaaaatttgaatttaaaaatggtgtctttttagaaaaatttaaattttgtaacaaaagcaattaaaatattttttaaaacatttatttgaataaaacatcaaatagtgtCATTTATTGACTAGTTTAGGACATTTATAGTCATAGGCCAAGGGAGATACCCTCCCCTTCCACGGGAGGCCCCTATGTCCCTCCCCCAATCtctctagatttttttttttttttttttttttgcataaaatgaataaataatgcaaaaacatacaatttaattttaattttgaaaaaaaaaagtttcattatttcaaattggtgacttaaaacctccttttatataaaaaacaaacataagttttgttttgttctttttaaaggtatttacttgtttgtattttcttaaagaattacttttaattttatagtttttatattattttgtttggtaataaataataaaaataattaatatggaGAAATGTGACATTGGAAAAAGTCTTAACATTCATTGCCACAAAACTGGATTTTCAAGAAAACAAggttttgttcaatttaaagatCTTCCTTGtgaaaaacaagaagaaataaTATGGAGAGCAAATTTAAAGGAAAACTATAGTTCAATAAGAATTATATGTTGTTATCATGAGCAAatctatggaaaatattttgagagaaaaattacaaagtgTTGCAATCCTTTTGGAACACAcaaggaaagtaaaaaaattgctataaaaggtAATCATACCTTATTTACAACAGAATTgatatgaaattaaaagaaaacaatttattatttataaaatgtttgataatttcagttattttaaccacgtaaaactaaatttgttttttaggtaaTATAAAGATTTCCATAGACATGgcaaactatttgcaaaaaaataatgtttatgtaaCCCCAGGTTGGAAATTCTGcagtaaatgttacaaaaaagcaatagaaactgatgaagatttaaattcaCAGGAGGAATGGGAATCcaaaagtgagaaaaaaattaagttagataCCACTATAGAATTGCTTGGAATTTCACCAGTCAAactaaaaagtctttcaaaacacAGCAAATTGCCTgtagcaaaacaaaagtttaagaaCACTATTGACAGAGTTGCAAAAATGGTCTCATTAGCATatcatattaaagaaacttttttaacaacagaaataaaaagccccattttaaacaacaacattaacaatgACCATGATCTAGACATTTTaatgtatgaaataaaaaataaaatttcagagaCTGACTCTTATTGCCATAAGGTGCAAATGTTAACACTCGCACCAAAATCATGGACACGTAAAAAGATATCAAGCTACTTTGAAGTGTCTGAGTATCTTGTTCGAAcagcaagaaaagttaaaaatgagaaTGGAATTCTATCATTACCCgggaaaaaaactggaaaccCACTTTCACCAGAAACAGTTAATTTAGtgattaacttttatcaaagtgatgaattttcaagaatgatgccaggaaaaaaagattatgtaagtATTAAGAAAAACCAACATGTTCAAAAAAGATAATTGCTACTCAATCTTAATGAATTAcatgttgcatttaaaaaagactacCCTAACGTCAAAGTcagtttgtcaaaattttgtaCTCTTAAacctaaatggtgtattacaACTAATGCGTCAGGTACCCACAATGT
This genomic interval from Hydra vulgaris chromosome 01, alternate assembly HydraT2T_AEP contains the following:
- the LOC136074984 gene encoding uncharacterized protein LOC136074984, translated to MEKCDIGKSLNIHCHKTGFSRKQGFVQFKDLPCEKQEEIIWRANLKENYSSIRIICCYHEQIYGKYFERKITKCCNPFGTHKESKKIAIKGNIKISIDMANYLQKNNVYVTPGWKFCSKCYKKAIETDEDLNSQEEWESKSEKKIKLDTTIELLGISPVKLKSLSKHSKLPVAKQKFKNTIDRVAKMVSLAYHIKETFLTTEIKSPILNNNINNDHDLDILMYEIKNKISETDSYCHKVQMLTLAPKSWTRKKISSYFEVSEYLVRTARKVKNENGILSLPGKKTGNPLSPETVNLVINFYQSDEFSRMMPGKKDYVSIKKNQHVQKR